The segment GGCAATGATGAGGACGGCGACGGCGGCGATCAGGCCATGGGCGAGGCGTGGCTCCGGCCCCCAGATACCCCACGCACCAAAGGCAATGAGCGCGATCAGCAGGACAGCGGGCACGAACCATCCCGCGACCTGGTCGGCCAGGCGCTGGATAGGCGCGCGTGAACGCTGTGCATCCGCGACCATCTGGACAATGCGCGCCAGCATCGTGTCGCGGCCCACCTTCTCGGCGCGGATGACGAGCGCGCCGCTCTGGTTGATCGTTCCACCGATGACAGCGTCGCCGAGCGCCTTCGTGACCGGCATCGATTCTCCCGTCACCATCGACTCGTCGAGCGAGGATCGGCCCTCCTCGACCTTGCCATCGACCGGCACCTTTTCGCCCGGTCGAACACGGAGACGATCGCCGACGGCGACCTGGTCGAGCGACACTTCCTCGTCATCCCCGTTCGCGCCAATGCGGCGCGCGGTCTTGGGCGCGAGGTTGAGCAGCGCCTTGATGGCGCCCGAGGTCCGTTCGCGGGCGCGCAGTTCGAGTACCTGACCCAGCAGCACGAGGACGGTGATGACCGCAGCCGCTTCGAAATAGACCGCGACCGACCCATCGGCCGCGCGGAAGGCCCGTGGAAAGGTCGAAGGGACAAGGGTCGCGACCACGCTGTAGCCCCAGGCGACGCCGGTCCCCATCGCGATCAGCGTGAACATGTTGAGGTTACGCGTGCGAAGCGAAGCCCAGCCGCGCTCGAAGAAAGGCCAGCCCGCCCACAAAACGACGGGTGTCGCAAGGACGAACTGGATCCAAGTCGATGTCGTCGGTGGTACGATGTGGTGGAGAGTGGAGAACAGATGTCCACCCATCTCGAGGAATAGCACGGGCAGGCTAAGCGCGAGCGCAACCCAGAAGCGGCGGCTCATGTCCTTGAGCTCGGGGCTCGGCTCGCTGTCGGCCGTGACCATGGCAGGCTCCAGAGCCATGCCGCAGATTGGGCATGGCCCTGGATGATTCTGACGAATTTCCGGGTGCATGGGGCAGGTCCAGATCGCACCCGGTTCTGCGACCGCGGCCGTGTTGCCCTCGTCCGACAGATACCGCTTGGGGTCGGCGGCAAACTTGGTGCGACAGCCTGCGCTACAGAAATGATAGCCCTCGCCATCATGCGAGGCATGATGAGGCGTTGCCGTCGGATCGACCATCATGCCGCAAACCGGATCCTTGGCCGTCTTCGCGTCCGTGCCGCCGCCGTGCTTGCCCGCGCAGCAGCCGTGTGCATCCGAATTGCTTGCAGAAACAGGGTCAGTCACAGGCTCGTCTCCTTATCGACGAAAAGCGATCTGGGGTCTGACATCGTGTCAGGGTCAAGCCCGCCTCACATATTTTTTGCGTGGCAGACCCTGCGCTGCCGCGTCAGCCGGACAACAGATTGTGGATGGCCGTCGCGGCCTTAGCCGCCTGACCTGCCGCAACAGCAATTTGATCCAGCCCTTCAACCATGTCGCCGGCAGCGAACAGGCCACCGACCGTCGTTTGCTGGTGCTCATCGACGACGATGCAACCTGCTGGGCTCAGCTCCGCGCCAACCATTCGCGCCAATTCCGAGCGAGGGGCGGTTCCGAGGGCAACATAAAGGGTGTCGAAATGGAGCAATTGGCCATCGGCCAAATGGGCGAGGAGGATTTCCCCATCGATCGACAAATCTTGAACCGGGGCGCGTTCGACGGCAATATCGCCTCGGGCCAGATCTGCCGTCTCGGCTACCGACAATTGCGAACTGTCTTGCGCGAGCAATGTCACAGTGTCGCTATAGTGGCGAACGAACAGAGCCTCTGCCGCACCATGGTCGGAGCAGCCCAACACGGCCACTCGCTTGCCGCGGACCTCATAGCCGTCGCAGATCGGGCAATAGCGTACCAGTCCTTGGGCGACGCCTCGATCATGCGTTTCCTGCGCCATTCGCGGTCGATGATTTATCACGCCTTGAGCAAGCAATATTGTCCGTGCGCTGAAAGTCTTGGCATTCGTATCGACGACGAAACCTGTCCCGACCCGGTCGATGCGATCGACGACCCCAGTGGCCAATTCGGCACCGTACTGGGCGGCATGTCGATGCATACGGACAAGCAGATTTTCACCAGAGATACCGTCTGGAAAACCGAGGAGGTTATGTGTCGTCGGGATGCGGGTGGCGCGGCCATCGCCAGCATCAATGACCAGCGTAGAACGCAGAAACCGGGCCAGATAGGTGGCTGCTGTCAGCCCCGCGGGGCCGCCTCCGATGATTACGCAGTCGTACATGCCTGCCTTTCGCTGACCTCGGTCGTCACTGATATTACGCGGCACGCCGCTTCTTCCCTCGAAAGCGTGTGCGTTCTTCGAAAAAAAGCGGTGGGTCGTGAGGGGTAAACCCCGTCGCTGCGTAAATTCAGATGAAGCCCATCGCCAAGCAGGATGGACAGCTCAGGTGCCCACGGGTCGCAGCGTGGCGCGGGGGCGAGCGGATGTGGGGAAGACAGATTGGAATAAGCCGATCGCGCTCCATGTCGCTCGCCCCGCAACAACCAAAGGTCGGAACGTCAGGGGGCGACGACACCATCATCATCATCGGGGGAGAGATGGATACCTACACCCCTTTTTGGTTTTTGATGGGCCAGGCGCTTTGGGTGATAATGGTTGTTGCGGGACCCACGCTGATACTCATGTTGGTGGTCGGGCTCATCACCTCCATGACCCAGGCCGCGACATCGAGCGCGCTTCCATGAAAACGGATTACATCCCCGATGCAGGCGGGGCCAACAGTCCTAACCATGCAACGAGGGCTAGAATGACAAGAGCGCATGCAGTTTCAATGACGAGGCTGCGACGAAGTGTTCCTATCGCCGAGGATGTCTTGCCCGTTTCAATGGCTGCAGCGAGGGAGGGGGTCAGGAAGAAGCGGTTGGCGGCGGCCAGCATTAGCATGACGCCGAACAGTATCAGCTTTGCCACCAGCAGAAGGCCGTAGAGACTGGCAAAAAGGGAACCGAGCCTGGACGGTCCGATCAGGATCCAACTGTTAATGAAGCCCGACAGGATAAGCAGCCCCACGACAGCCGATCCGACCTTCGCAAAGCCATCCAACGCCCGGTGAGAGAGGTGGATATGATGTATCGCCATGCGGGCGGCAGGGCGGAAAATAAGAAGGCAAAGGGCGAATAGTGCTCCTACCCATATGCCCGCGGCCCAAAGATGGGTGATGTCGGCGCCAACATGGATCCATCCCAATAAGCCTTCATCGGCGGCGCCGTGACCCGTCCAGGCTAAAGTTGCCAGAGCGACAGCGGCGGTGGCTGACAGCGACCACAGGGCGAAAGTGGGGCGGCGCCATCCGACAATGGAAAAATACAGCACAAGCAAGAGTGCCGCGATCCGTATTTGCCAGGCAGTGCCGATCGCCGTGCCCGATATCAAAAGATTGG is part of the Novosphingobium sp. G106 genome and harbors:
- a CDS encoding heavy metal translocating P-type ATPase, encoding MMVDPTATPHHASHDGEGYHFCSAGCRTKFAADPKRYLSDEGNTAAVAEPGAIWTCPMHPEIRQNHPGPCPICGMALEPAMVTADSEPSPELKDMSRRFWVALALSLPVLFLEMGGHLFSTLHHIVPPTTSTWIQFVLATPVVLWAGWPFFERGWASLRTRNLNMFTLIAMGTGVAWGYSVVATLVPSTFPRAFRAADGSVAVYFEAAAVITVLVLLGQVLELRARERTSGAIKALLNLAPKTARRIGANGDDEEVSLDQVAVGDRLRVRPGEKVPVDGKVEEGRSSLDESMVTGESMPVTKALGDAVIGGTINQSGALVIRAEKVGRDTMLARIVQMVADAQRSRAPIQRLADQVAGWFVPAVLLIALIAFGAWGIWGPEPRLAHGLIAAVAVLIIACPCALGLATPMSIMVGIGRGAGFGVLIKNAEALERMEKIDTLVVDKTGTLTEGRPSVTRIVSAPGHEESELLRLAAGVERASEHPLALAVVAAAKDRGIVLPEVTDFDSPTGKGAIGTVDGKRIKLGNARFLLESGIDVSALDPQADELRQDGATAIFIGIDGQAAGILAIADAIKATTAEAIAALRKEGIRVVMLTGDNRTTAQAVGRKLGIDEVEAEVLPDQKSAVVARLKGEGRIVAMAGDGVNDAPALAAADVGIAMGSGTDVAIESAGVTLLKGDLNGIVRARRLSEATMSNIRQNLFFAFIYNAAGVPIAAGLLYPIFGILLSPIIAAAAMALSSVSVVTNALRLNRVAL
- a CDS encoding NAD(P)/FAD-dependent oxidoreductase produces the protein MYDCVIIGGGPAGLTAATYLARFLRSTLVIDAGDGRATRIPTTHNLLGFPDGISGENLLVRMHRHAAQYGAELATGVVDRIDRVGTGFVVDTNAKTFSARTILLAQGVINHRPRMAQETHDRGVAQGLVRYCPICDGYEVRGKRVAVLGCSDHGAAEALFVRHYSDTVTLLAQDSSQLSVAETADLARGDIAVERAPVQDLSIDGEILLAHLADGQLLHFDTLYVALGTAPRSELARMVGAELSPAGCIVVDEHQQTTVGGLFAAGDMVEGLDQIAVAAGQAAKAATAIHNLLSG
- a CDS encoding flagellar biosynthetic protein FliQ — translated: MSLAPQQPKVGTSGGDDTIIIIGGEMDTYTPFWFLMGQALWVIMVVAGPTLILMLVVGLITSMTQAATSSALP
- the copD gene encoding copper homeostasis membrane protein CopD; the encoded protein is MPDIIAIAVRLGLYLDLMLLFGLPMFGLYTLRGTERASGSVLRFRSVLATIALAGIGLSILGMMVLAASMGGVPIDQIDRATTNLLISGTAIGTAWQIRIAALLLVLYFSIVGWRRPTFALWSLSATAAVALATLAWTGHGAADEGLLGWIHVGADITHLWAAGIWVGALFALCLLIFRPAARMAIHHIHLSHRALDGFAKVGSAVVGLLILSGFINSWILIGPSRLGSLFASLYGLLLVAKLILFGVMLMLAAANRFFLTPSLAAAIETGKTSSAIGTLRRSLVIETACALVILALVAWLGLLAPPASGM